A single window of Pseudophryne corroboree isolate aPseCor3 chromosome 5, aPseCor3.hap2, whole genome shotgun sequence DNA harbors:
- the LOC134929273 gene encoding putative nuclease HARBI1, producing MSQGQFSKVLRRVSQAFIKRVKQFIAMPLDVGALDVVKRQFEEGGSRFPHVIGVVDGTHVAIVPPRHNEEIYRNRKLFHSLNVMVVCGPSLQILSLNAKFPGNSHDAYVIRQSGIWHRLRSSQRADMWLLGDRGYPCTPWLMTPYRNPRPGPQTAFNSALTATRQLVERTIGVLKGRFRVLHRTGGDIMYSPEMASKLVVLCAILHNIAVRSSVELPQTEELPDEEPGVVRRFGGGSVTRRGSQVRASIVEEYFS from the exons atgtcgcagggccagttcagtaaggtcctgcggcgtgtcagccaggctttcataaagcgggttaagcaatttattgctatgcctttggatgttggtgccctagatgtggtgaagcggcaatttgaggaaggtggtagtcgcttcccacatgttattggggttgtggatggcacacatgtagctattgtgccaccaagacataatgaagaaatttatagaaacaggaaactgtttcattctctgaatgtaatggttgtttgtgggccatccctccagatcctttccctgaatgccaagtttcccggaaactcgcatgatgcttatgtcattagacaatcagggatatggcacagattaagatcaagtcaacgagcagacatgtggttattgg gagaccgtggatatccttgcaccccctggctcatgactccttaccgtaatcccaggccaggaccacagacggcatttaactccgcgcttactgccactagacagctggtggagcgcacaattggggtccttaaaggccggtttcgtgtgctccaccgcactggtggtgacatcatgtattcgccggagatggcaagtaaactagtggtcctgtgcgctatactacataacatcgcggtaaggagtagcgtagagcttcctcagacagaggaattgcctgatgaggagccaggggttgtccgtcgcttcggtggggggagtgttacacggaggggaagccaagtcagggcaagcattgttgaagaatatttcag ctga